A section of the Aerosakkonema funiforme FACHB-1375 genome encodes:
- a CDS encoding methyltransferase family protein produces the protein MSSEILNLKFPSPPTISVTMSSFVRAIQLSVVLVGMLAILIVLPAVLFGAMQQWQVIFLLHAYAIFFMATIWRAVRYGKLTKTTEDEQYKRTSGRWALVVQFIGLLVVHWLALFEFSLSVAVTNPADRTLSGIVGIMAIAVAIIINQVAIRTLKGFFDRIAIKPDHRLVTTGIYSIVRHPIYLSYVLLFAGYCTMLQSFASFMLLGLVCAVWLGNRIAIEEEMLAARFGEDYKAYQQNTKRLFPFIY, from the coding sequence TTGTCATCTGAAATCTTAAATTTGAAATTTCCTTCACCACCTACCATTTCTGTAACTATGAGCAGTTTTGTCAGAGCTATACAGTTAAGTGTGGTATTGGTGGGGATGCTTGCCATATTGATTGTGCTGCCAGCAGTTTTATTTGGTGCGATGCAGCAGTGGCAAGTAATTTTTTTATTGCACGCCTATGCGATCTTCTTTATGGCCACAATTTGGCGTGCTGTTAGATATGGCAAACTGACCAAAACTACAGAAGATGAGCAATATAAGCGCACTTCCGGTCGTTGGGCTTTGGTTGTGCAATTTATCGGTCTATTAGTGGTGCATTGGTTAGCGCTGTTTGAATTTTCGCTCTCTGTGGCTGTCACCAATCCCGCCGATCGCACTTTATCAGGGATTGTTGGAATTATGGCGATCGCAGTCGCCATAATTATTAATCAAGTGGCAATTCGCACGCTGAAAGGATTTTTTGACAGGATCGCGATTAAGCCCGATCATCGGCTGGTAACAACAGGCATTTACAGTATCGTGCGTCACCCAATTTATCTAAGCTATGTTTTACTTTTTGCGGGATATTGCACAATGCTGCAAAGCTTTGCTAGCTTTATGTTGCTGGGCTTGGTTTGTGCAGTTTGGCTGGGCAACAGAATTGCGATCGAGGAAGAAATGCTCGCAGCAAGGTTCGGTGAAGATTACAAGGCTTATCAGCAAAACACAAAAAGGCTGTTTCCTTTTATTTATTAA
- a CDS encoding peptidylprolyl isomerase: MPRSSLPVLDALKRWLLLGVMMLLAIFLNIGLSGAGWNFFGSSGRESRLPAGNAITDAKALLRYALPIDNQPVRELQASLEDISTQLRSNRRWSAISSDISKASLILTDRQDQLLASVPEERKAEAETAIADLKAGLADIRAALEAKDKELISQERAKLLDKVGLLEYTMVQKYPFEVPAEYSNLPQLKGRAIVEMVTNKGNLTIVVDGYSAPVTAGNFVDLVQRGFYDGLPFIRAEESYYLQTGDPAGPEQGFIDPSTGKYRAIPLEILVRGDEAPTYGITLEDAGRYLDKPVLPFSAYGALGMARPEFEPNGGSSQFFFFLFEPELTPAGLNLLDGRYAVFGFVIEGKEVLEKLRQGDKIESAKAIEGAENLIQPQVA, encoded by the coding sequence ATGCCTCGTTCTAGTCTTCCAGTCTTAGATGCGCTAAAACGCTGGCTGCTTCTCGGCGTAATGATGCTGCTGGCGATCTTCCTCAATATCGGTCTAAGCGGTGCCGGGTGGAACTTTTTTGGTAGCAGCGGTCGCGAAAGTCGCTTACCGGCTGGAAATGCAATTACCGATGCGAAAGCGCTTTTGCGGTACGCCCTACCCATAGACAACCAGCCGGTGCGCGAACTGCAAGCGAGTTTGGAAGACATTTCTACCCAACTGCGGTCTAATCGCCGTTGGAGTGCTATCTCTTCAGATATCAGCAAGGCATCATTGATTTTGACCGATCGGCAAGACCAACTGCTAGCCAGCGTTCCTGAAGAACGCAAAGCCGAAGCAGAAACTGCGATCGCAGACCTGAAAGCAGGTCTGGCGGATATCCGAGCTGCCCTCGAAGCCAAGGATAAAGAACTAATCTCCCAAGAGCGGGCAAAGCTGCTCGATAAAGTTGGCCTGCTGGAATACACAATGGTACAAAAATACCCCTTTGAAGTGCCAGCTGAGTACAGCAACCTGCCCCAACTCAAAGGTCGTGCCATTGTGGAAATGGTCACCAACAAGGGCAATCTCACCATCGTTGTGGATGGCTATAGTGCCCCCGTTACTGCCGGTAACTTCGTCGATTTAGTACAGCGCGGCTTTTACGACGGTTTGCCGTTCATCCGTGCCGAAGAATCTTACTACCTGCAAACCGGAGACCCCGCAGGCCCAGAGCAGGGTTTCATCGATCCATCTACTGGAAAGTATCGCGCTATTCCTCTAGAAATTCTGGTTAGGGGAGACGAAGCGCCCACCTACGGCATTACCCTCGAAGACGCCGGTCGTTATCTGGATAAACCCGTGCTGCCTTTCTCCGCTTACGGTGCCTTGGGAATGGCTAGACCCGAATTTGAACCGAATGGCGGTTCTTCTCAGTTTTTCTTTTTCCTGTTTGAACCAGAACTGACACCAGCCGGTCTCAACTTGCTGGACGGTCGCTATGCCGTCTTTGGCTTCGTAATCGAAGGGAAAGAAGTGTTGGAAAAGCTCCGGCAGGGCGATAAAATTGAGTCCGCTAAGGCGATCGAAGGTGCGGAAAATCTCATTCAACCACAGGTAGCTTAG
- the efp gene encoding elongation factor P gives MISSNDFRPGVSIEWNGGVWRVVEFLHVKPGKGSAFVRTKLKNVQTGNVVEHTFRAGETVPQANLEKSTMQHTYKDAEEFVFMEMESYEEARLSASQIGERVKYLKEGMEVNVIRWGEQVLEVELPNAVVLEVTQTDPGVKGDTATGGSKPAIVETGAQVMVPLFISVGERIRIDTRTDSYLGRE, from the coding sequence ATGATTTCGAGTAACGACTTTCGACCCGGTGTTTCGATCGAATGGAATGGCGGCGTTTGGCGGGTCGTGGAATTTCTCCACGTCAAGCCAGGTAAAGGTTCGGCTTTTGTGCGGACAAAGCTCAAAAACGTGCAAACTGGCAACGTGGTAGAACATACCTTCCGGGCTGGGGAAACCGTGCCCCAAGCTAACCTAGAAAAATCTACTATGCAGCATACCTATAAAGACGCGGAAGAGTTCGTCTTTATGGAGATGGAAAGTTATGAAGAAGCCCGACTTTCTGCCAGCCAAATCGGCGAGCGCGTCAAGTACCTTAAAGAAGGCATGGAAGTCAACGTTATCCGCTGGGGAGAGCAGGTACTGGAAGTAGAATTGCCCAACGCGGTTGTGTTGGAAGTAACGCAAACCGATCCGGGAGTCAAGGGAGATACCGCTACTGGCGGCAGCAAACCTGCGATCGTGGAAACCGGTGCCCAAGTGATGGTTCCCCTGTTTATTTCTGTGGGTGAGCGCATCCGTATCGATACCCGTACCGATTCCTACCTGGGTCGTGAATGA
- the accB gene encoding acetyl-CoA carboxylase biotin carboxyl carrier protein → MELDFNELRELLTVLNGTDIAELTLKSADFELTVRKSTPDPIREVSEPLARVQPPVPPLPSDALAMPFYPQPPVSIGVPESATASSPTGAPPPQVEQKWLTITSPMVGTFYRSPAPDEPPFVEVGDRIRTGQTVCIIEAMKLMNEIEAEVSGQVMEILVTNGQPVEYGQVLMRVNPD, encoded by the coding sequence GTGGAATTGGATTTTAATGAACTTCGCGAACTCCTGACGGTTTTGAATGGAACCGATATCGCGGAGCTGACCCTTAAGAGCGCCGATTTTGAACTAACGGTGCGGAAAAGCACCCCCGACCCTATTCGGGAAGTATCCGAGCCTCTAGCTCGCGTGCAGCCACCTGTACCACCTCTGCCGAGCGACGCTCTAGCAATGCCATTTTATCCTCAACCTCCGGTGTCGATCGGTGTGCCTGAGAGCGCAACTGCCAGCTCGCCGACCGGGGCTCCTCCCCCCCAAGTTGAGCAAAAATGGTTAACAATTACTTCCCCTATGGTGGGAACGTTTTACCGCTCGCCTGCTCCTGACGAACCGCCATTTGTGGAAGTCGGCGATCGCATCCGTACTGGACAAACAGTCTGTATCATTGAAGCAATGAAGCTGATGAACGAAATCGAAGCCGAAGTCTCAGGGCAGGTGATGGAAATTTTGGTGACCAACGGCCAACCTGTAGAATACGGTCAAGTTCTGATGCGGGTTAACCCCGATTGA
- a CDS encoding ArsR/SmtB family transcription factor, producing the protein MKQAQPVPQEVVQQVAEYFSILSEPMRLRLLNLLRNGEKCVQELVEATETSQANVSKHLKVMLQAGILSRRSEGTSAYYKVEDELIFDLCNLVCDRLATRIEQQARHFREFSLASKE; encoded by the coding sequence ATGAAACAAGCGCAGCCTGTACCGCAAGAAGTTGTGCAACAAGTGGCTGAATACTTCAGCATTTTAAGCGAGCCAATGCGCCTGCGGCTGTTGAACTTGCTCCGCAATGGCGAAAAATGCGTGCAAGAACTGGTAGAGGCGACCGAAACCAGTCAGGCTAACGTTTCCAAACACCTGAAAGTGATGCTGCAAGCGGGTATCCTCAGCCGCCGTAGCGAAGGCACTTCCGCCTACTACAAAGTGGAAGATGAGTTAATCTTCGATCTGTGTAACTTGGTGTGCGATCGCTTAGCAACGCGCATTGAACAGCAAGCGCGTCACTTTCGGGAGTTCAGTCTAGCTAGCAAAGAATAA
- a CDS encoding GerMN domain-containing protein has product MNKRKPDRAVSRRAIATIGGIILAIGGGTVWLALNSRTPAPTPTPTNSTNSTNSTTNTPNTPQPAPVPETAEIYWLQDRGNKLELVGRPVTLDKAASKSPNAILAQAFVRLLAGPNATDDKISTSIPKGTKLRSVTVQNDTVTVDLSQEFNSGGGSAAMTGRLGQVIYTATSLDPNAKVLIAVDGKPLETLGGEGLELEQPLTRQSFQKNFPL; this is encoded by the coding sequence ATGAACAAGCGAAAACCCGATCGTGCCGTTTCTCGGCGTGCAATTGCGACTATCGGGGGTATAATTTTGGCTATTGGTGGCGGAACGGTTTGGTTGGCATTGAATTCGCGTACTCCCGCTCCCACCCCTACGCCGACAAACTCTACAAACTCTACAAACTCTACAACAAACACCCCCAATACACCACAGCCAGCTCCAGTACCGGAAACGGCAGAAATCTATTGGCTTCAAGATCGAGGCAATAAACTAGAACTGGTGGGTCGTCCGGTAACGCTGGATAAGGCTGCCAGTAAAAGTCCCAATGCTATTTTGGCACAAGCTTTTGTCCGCTTGCTGGCTGGGCCTAACGCTACCGATGACAAAATTTCGACAAGTATTCCCAAAGGAACCAAACTCCGCAGCGTTACTGTTCAAAACGATACCGTGACGGTCGATCTATCTCAGGAGTTTAACTCTGGCGGTGGCAGCGCGGCGATGACGGGGCGCTTAGGACAGGTCATCTATACCGCTACCAGTTTAGACCCTAATGCCAAGGTGTTGATCGCTGTGGATGGAAAACCCCTGGAAACTTTGGGTGGTGAAGGCTTAGAGCTCGAACAGCCACTAACTCGCCAAAGTTTTCAGAAAAACTTTCCTCTCTAG
- a CDS encoding LmeA family phospholipid-binding protein codes for MELFTLLLSGLLGFLSPVGFVVDSVAQNVIRSRMEKVEQLQVRVDNAPSHQLIQGKVERVRIAGRGLWVTPDFRIAALEMETDPLNFNIQRLRQRSELPPVEGNQSQRLPSGALRQPIQAGLRFVLTQDDVNKLLASPTVTARLRNLGSGFLGNMGGQQAQAYEFVNPRVEFLADNRVRFQVALQEKGEGADKQTNPKQLNLKVESGLGVVSGRQIQLISPTASINDSALPAFLIGPIAETISEQFDFRKLEDAGITARLLQLNIKPQQMEIAAFVRIKPDSLPQTDKK; via the coding sequence ATGGAATTATTCACACTCCTCTTATCTGGCTTACTTGGTTTCCTTTCCCCAGTTGGTTTCGTCGTCGATAGCGTCGCCCAAAATGTGATTCGCTCTCGTATGGAAAAGGTGGAACAGCTGCAAGTGCGCGTTGACAACGCTCCCTCTCACCAACTCATACAAGGCAAAGTCGAACGAGTGCGAATTGCAGGACGAGGCTTATGGGTGACGCCAGACTTCCGCATCGCAGCTCTAGAAATGGAAACCGACCCCCTGAATTTCAATATCCAGCGTCTTAGGCAACGCAGCGAGCTCCCGCCCGTCGAGGGTAACCAAAGTCAAAGATTGCCGAGCGGGGCTTTGCGGCAACCGATACAGGCTGGATTGCGTTTCGTTTTAACCCAAGATGACGTCAACAAACTGCTCGCATCACCGACAGTCACAGCTCGGTTGCGTAACCTGGGAAGCGGTTTTTTGGGCAATATGGGCGGTCAACAAGCACAAGCTTACGAGTTTGTCAATCCACGGGTAGAATTTCTGGCTGATAACCGCGTGCGTTTTCAGGTAGCATTACAGGAAAAAGGTGAAGGTGCCGACAAGCAAACCAATCCCAAACAGCTAAATCTCAAGGTAGAGTCGGGGCTGGGCGTAGTTTCCGGGCGTCAGATCCAATTGATTTCGCCAACTGCCTCGATCAACGATAGTGCCCTGCCGGCTTTCTTGATCGGTCCGATCGCCGAAACCATCAGCGAGCAGTTTGATTTCCGTAAATTGGAAGATGCAGGAATCACAGCCCGGCTTCTACAATTGAATATAAAACCACAGCAAATGGAGATAGCAGCCTTTGTGCGAATAAAACCGGACTCTTTGCCTCAAACTGACAAAAAGTAA
- the proS gene encoding proline--tRNA ligase: MRLSQMLFVTLREDPAEAEIPSHKLLLRAGYIRRIGSGIYAYLPFMWRVLQKVSQIVREEMNATGAQECLLPQLQPSELWRESGRWDTYTQAEGIMFALKDRQERELSLGPTHEEVITTIAKEMIRSYRQLPLHLYQIQTKFRDEIRPRFGLMRGREFIMKDGYSFHADEESLKKTYDDMHKAYSNMLRRSGLAFRPVQADSGAIGGSGSQEFMVLAEAGEDEVLYTEDGEYAANVEKAVSLPADAKTSPFTSYEKRETPGTETIEKLCQFLKCSPTQIVKNVLYQGVYDNGMTVLVLVSIRGDQEVNEVKLQNELTKLADRYGGKTLLSLKVPDAEAQSKWAAKSLPLGYIAPDIADDYIADQKQLDRKFLRLVDKTAVELKNFVTGANESGYHVIGANWKEQFQLPEIVVDVRKARPGDRAIHNPAQTLQSARGIEVGHIFQLGIKYSKAMGATYTNEQGEEVPLVMGCYGVGVSRLAQAAVEQSYDKDGIIWPVAIAPYHVIISVPNISDGEQLQAAEKLYSQLNEAGIETLLDDRNERAGVKFKDADLIGIPYRIVTGKSLKSGKVEVVERASHKSEEIPLDEVVSTLKQRIEVAIHK; the protein is encoded by the coding sequence ATGCGACTCTCTCAAATGTTATTCGTCACACTGCGGGAAGACCCAGCCGAAGCAGAAATCCCCAGTCATAAATTACTACTCCGCGCAGGTTACATCCGTCGCATCGGTAGCGGTATCTATGCCTATCTCCCCTTCATGTGGCGCGTTCTGCAAAAAGTTTCTCAGATTGTCCGCGAGGAAATGAACGCTACAGGCGCACAAGAGTGTCTCTTACCGCAACTGCAACCGTCAGAGTTGTGGCGCGAATCCGGTCGTTGGGATACGTACACCCAAGCTGAGGGTATCATGTTCGCCCTCAAAGACAGACAAGAGCGAGAATTAAGTTTGGGGCCAACTCATGAAGAAGTAATTACCACTATTGCCAAGGAAATGATACGTTCTTATCGGCAATTACCTCTGCATCTCTACCAAATTCAAACTAAATTCCGCGATGAAATTCGCCCTAGATTTGGTTTGATGCGCGGACGGGAATTTATTATGAAAGATGGCTATTCGTTCCACGCGGATGAGGAAAGCCTCAAAAAAACTTACGACGATATGCACAAAGCCTACAGCAATATGCTGCGGCGCAGTGGTTTGGCTTTCCGACCCGTGCAAGCTGATTCGGGGGCAATTGGCGGTTCCGGTTCTCAAGAATTTATGGTGTTGGCGGAAGCGGGAGAAGATGAAGTTTTATACACGGAAGATGGCGAGTACGCCGCGAATGTGGAAAAGGCTGTTTCTTTGCCAGCAGATGCAAAAACTTCACCTTTTACCAGTTATGAAAAACGGGAAACTCCGGGAACGGAAACTATAGAAAAACTCTGTCAATTCCTCAAGTGTTCTCCCACTCAAATTGTGAAAAACGTTCTGTATCAGGGTGTTTACGATAATGGGATGACGGTGTTAGTGCTGGTAAGCATTCGCGGCGACCAAGAAGTCAATGAAGTAAAGTTGCAAAATGAGTTGACGAAATTGGCCGATCGCTACGGCGGTAAAACTTTATTATCGCTGAAGGTTCCCGATGCAGAAGCACAGTCAAAATGGGCAGCGAAATCTTTACCTTTGGGTTATATTGCTCCCGATATCGCTGACGATTATATTGCTGACCAAAAACAACTCGATCGCAAGTTTTTGCGGTTAGTCGATAAAACTGCTGTCGAACTTAAAAATTTCGTTACCGGTGCGAATGAATCTGGTTATCACGTTATCGGTGCTAACTGGAAAGAGCAATTCCAATTACCGGAAATCGTGGTAGATGTGCGAAAAGCTCGACCGGGCGATCGGGCCATTCACAACCCCGCACAAACCCTGCAAAGTGCCAGAGGAATTGAAGTCGGTCACATTTTCCAATTAGGCATCAAATACTCCAAAGCAATGGGAGCAACTTATACTAACGAACAAGGAGAAGAAGTTCCCTTAGTCATGGGTTGTTATGGTGTCGGCGTATCGCGTTTAGCGCAAGCAGCCGTAGAGCAATCTTACGACAAAGATGGGATAATTTGGCCTGTAGCGATCGCACCCTATCACGTCATCATCTCAGTTCCCAACATCAGCGACGGCGAACAACTGCAAGCAGCGGAAAAACTTTACAGCCAACTCAACGAAGCGGGAATTGAAACTCTGCTTGATGACCGCAACGAACGCGCTGGAGTTAAATTTAAAGACGCCGATTTAATCGGTATTCCCTATCGCATTGTCACCGGAAAATCTCTCAAATCAGGCAAAGTAGAAGTCGTCGAAAGAGCCAGCCACAAATCCGAAGAAATACCTCTGGATGAAGTTGTCTCCACACTCAAGCAACGAATCGAAGTAGCAATACACAAGTAG
- a CDS encoding TMEM143 family protein — MAVYQDREAFIPYHRRDIIEICIEDGKLSATDEQKFREFCEILSAYYHFHLHHTLEMLKDNFDPFNPDADSEPRIALTRERKAKMEAELIAGFENILSRANYIALTEEMLQKVFQEKTLIELKTKVDFDDFERVVCYYRGDSQKIATVKKWFKKKKRKSAVFERVVLLLKFKDENYFESKKIKYDRLNFTPGKIYIYFYKNIPKFDLELLFPNVKISMTWKDRILFGIPAIGAAIPIVLKVIPQLLLIISAILFVVFGQVNIGKDNASKNAVRDVTPVLVATLSLAMTFGGFAFKQYNSYKSKKVKFQKKVTDTLFFRNLANNASVFGALIDAAEEEECKEIILVYYHLLTSETSLTPEQLDDRIEEWMDEKFGTEIDFDINGPLHNLEAIRGKIVKEGWDEASTPEIPLLSYDERGFCKVSSLEDAKKIVDYVWDNAFICEK, encoded by the coding sequence ATGGCAGTTTATCAAGACCGCGAAGCGTTCATTCCCTATCATCGGCGCGATATCATCGAAATTTGCATTGAAGACGGCAAGTTATCGGCCACAGATGAGCAAAAATTCCGCGAGTTCTGCGAAATATTATCGGCTTATTATCATTTTCATCTGCATCATACATTGGAAATGCTAAAGGATAATTTCGATCCATTTAATCCTGATGCCGATAGCGAACCGAGGATTGCACTTACGAGGGAGCGAAAGGCAAAGATGGAAGCCGAACTGATTGCTGGCTTTGAAAATATTCTTTCAAGAGCAAATTATATAGCTTTAACAGAAGAAATGTTACAAAAGGTTTTCCAGGAAAAGACATTGATCGAATTAAAAACAAAAGTTGATTTTGATGATTTTGAACGAGTGGTTTGCTATTATCGAGGCGACAGTCAAAAGATTGCTACGGTTAAGAAGTGGTTTAAGAAGAAAAAACGTAAATCAGCCGTTTTTGAACGGGTGGTATTGCTGCTAAAATTTAAAGATGAAAATTATTTTGAATCAAAAAAAATTAAGTACGATCGCCTTAACTTCACGCCCGGTAAAATTTATATTTATTTTTATAAAAACATCCCCAAATTTGACTTAGAATTGCTATTTCCCAATGTCAAAATTAGCATGACCTGGAAAGACCGTATCCTCTTTGGTATTCCAGCTATAGGAGCTGCTATTCCGATCGTACTCAAAGTTATCCCTCAACTGTTGCTGATTATCAGCGCAATCTTATTTGTCGTCTTCGGCCAAGTAAATATCGGCAAAGATAATGCCAGCAAAAATGCGGTACGCGATGTTACACCAGTATTGGTGGCTACCCTGTCTCTGGCGATGACATTTGGCGGTTTTGCTTTCAAGCAATACAACAGTTACAAAAGCAAGAAAGTAAAATTTCAAAAAAAAGTTACCGACACTCTATTTTTCAGGAACTTAGCTAACAATGCTAGCGTTTTTGGAGCTTTAATAGATGCTGCTGAAGAAGAAGAATGTAAAGAGATTATCTTAGTTTATTATCATCTGTTAACAAGCGAAACATCTCTTACCCCGGAACAATTGGACGATCGCATTGAGGAATGGATGGATGAAAAATTTGGCACGGAAATAGATTTTGATATCAATGGCCCTCTACACAATCTGGAAGCAATACGCGGCAAAATCGTTAAAGAAGGCTGGGATGAAGCCAGTACGCCAGAAATACCTTTGCTGAGTTACGATGAGCGAGGGTTTTGCAAAGTTAGCTCCCTAGAGGATGCCAAAAAGATCGTAGATTATGTTTGGGATAATGCCTTTATCTGTGAAAAATGA
- a CDS encoding TMEM143 family protein yields MATYQDREAFIPYQRRDLIELCVQDGQLAGADVQKFRDFCEILSAYYHFQLHQTLEVIKDNFAPFDPDTDTKSIAVVTIDQKANMEAKLVDAFKTLLERANYITLSEEMLQRAFQVSSLIELKTDVDLNDFERIICYYRGDTQKTTTVNKFLKKLEKPVDVFERVVLLLKFKDERYFEVKKIKADNLNFKPGKMYIYYYKNIPKFDLEFLFPNIKISMTWKDRLLFGVPAIGAAVPVAIKVLPQLLLITAIISFVVFGKSSIANFSINQEQLSNIMPVLVAALSLVVALGGFAVRQYNNYNSKKIKFQKNITDTLFFRALANNSSVFGSLIDAAEEEECKEILLVYYHLLTSKTPLTPKQLDDRIEEWMEKKFGTKIDFDINGPLRNLEAIRGKIVKDGAETDSISEIPLLTYDEKGFCKIPSLEDAKTVIDYVWDNAFLYAK; encoded by the coding sequence ATGGCAACTTATCAAGACCGCGAAGCATTTATTCCCTATCAGCGACGTGACCTGATCGAACTTTGCGTTCAAGACGGCCAATTGGCTGGCGCAGATGTGCAAAAGTTTCGCGATTTCTGCGAAATATTGTCTGCCTATTACCATTTTCAGTTACATCAAACATTAGAGGTTATCAAGGATAATTTTGCTCCTTTTGACCCAGATACCGATACCAAGTCGATCGCGGTCGTAACGATAGACCAAAAGGCGAATATGGAAGCTAAATTGGTCGATGCGTTTAAAACTCTCCTAGAAAGAGCCAATTACATTACTTTATCTGAAGAAATGCTACAACGTGCTTTTCAGGTAAGCTCATTGATAGAGTTAAAAACAGATGTCGATTTAAACGACTTCGAGCGCATAATTTGTTACTATCGTGGCGACACTCAAAAAACAACTACTGTGAATAAATTTTTGAAAAAACTCGAAAAACCAGTAGATGTTTTTGAACGAGTAGTTTTATTGCTGAAATTCAAAGATGAACGTTATTTTGAAGTAAAAAAAATTAAAGCGGACAATCTTAATTTTAAACCAGGGAAAATGTACATTTACTATTACAAAAATATTCCCAAATTCGATTTAGAATTTTTATTTCCGAACATCAAAATTAGCATGACATGGAAAGACCGTCTCCTGTTCGGCGTACCAGCAATTGGGGCAGCTGTGCCGGTGGCGATCAAAGTCTTACCCCAACTTTTGCTGATTACCGCGATAATATCATTTGTTGTCTTTGGAAAGTCAAGCATCGCAAATTTTAGTATCAACCAAGAGCAATTGAGTAACATCATGCCAGTACTGGTGGCGGCGTTATCGCTAGTGGTTGCGCTTGGTGGGTTTGCCGTCCGGCAATATAACAATTACAACAGCAAGAAAATCAAATTTCAAAAAAATATTACCGACACGCTTTTTTTCAGAGCGCTTGCTAATAACAGCAGTGTTTTTGGATCTTTAATTGATGCGGCTGAAGAGGAAGAATGTAAAGAAATACTCTTGGTTTATTATCACCTGTTGACGAGTAAGACACCTCTTACTCCCAAACAATTAGATGACCGAATTGAAGAGTGGATGGAGAAAAAATTTGGCACTAAAATTGACTTCGACATCAATGGCCCCCTACGTAACCTGGAAGCAATACGGGGCAAAATTGTCAAAGATGGTGCGGAGACAGACAGTATTTCAGAAATACCTTTGCTGACATATGATGAAAAAGGCTTTTGCAAAATTCCATCTCTAGAAGATGCCAAAACAGTCATAGATTACGTTTGGGACAATGCTTTTCTCTACGCCAAATAA
- a CDS encoding radical SAM protein, translating to MSAETSTKFTSVYGPVKSWRYGRSLGIDPIGPVSVCSFNCVYCQLGEIERKICDRAIYIPTTQILQDLQAFAPWDVDVITLSGSGEPTLALNLAEILSSIKQLTHRPTLVLTNATLLSDPDVRAALSLTDKISVKLDAISAEQLRRVNRPVSGIEMSDICTNIKNFRQEYRGHLGIQTMILTKWNEATKAEYLQMMQSLLPDEIQLNTPTRPKPLKHEIDGRENHSSADNRPYEVRSLKCVSLDVLQEFATEINRATGIPVRYAPIG from the coding sequence ATGTCCGCTGAAACAAGTACCAAGTTTACTTCTGTTTACGGCCCAGTTAAATCTTGGCGATATGGTCGATCGCTCGGTATAGACCCCATTGGCCCAGTGTCTGTTTGTTCGTTCAACTGCGTGTATTGCCAATTGGGAGAAATTGAACGTAAAATATGCGATCGCGCTATCTACATCCCCACGACACAAATTCTCCAAGATTTGCAAGCTTTCGCGCCTTGGGATGTAGATGTCATCACCCTCAGCGGTAGCGGCGAACCCACTTTAGCACTTAACTTGGCAGAAATCCTCTCATCAATCAAACAACTCACTCATCGACCGACTTTAGTATTGACAAACGCCACATTATTATCAGACCCTGATGTGCGTGCGGCTTTGTCTTTAACTGACAAAATATCGGTCAAACTTGATGCCATTTCCGCCGAACAATTGCGGCGCGTCAATCGACCTGTGTCAGGGATAGAAATGTCAGATATTTGCACAAATATTAAAAATTTTCGTCAGGAATATCGCGGACATTTAGGCATTCAAACCATGATTTTAACGAAATGGAATGAAGCTACTAAAGCTGAATATCTGCAAATGATGCAATCTTTACTGCCGGATGAAATTCAACTCAATACCCCGACGCGCCCAAAACCGTTGAAACACGAAATAGACGGAAGAGAGAACCACAGCAGCGCCGATAATAGACCTTACGAAGTGCGATCGCTCAAATGTGTCAGTCTAGATGTTTTGCAGGAATTCGCCACCGAAATTAATCGCGCTACTGGTATTCCTGTACGTTATGCTCCCATTGGGTAA